In Desmospora activa DSM 45169, one genomic interval encodes:
- a CDS encoding antibiotic biosynthesis monooxygenase family protein, with protein sequence MYQVNNRIAVDSDEHFNKLVERFHGAPERMKKVPGFVSFRLLKAENGTALVVETVFASKEDFIRWTESEHFTKAHGGRSSANRDANLDCYEVIL encoded by the coding sequence TTGTATCAGGTCAATAACCGTATTGCCGTCGATTCGGATGAGCATTTCAACAAACTGGTCGAACGTTTCCACGGGGCACCGGAACGGATGAAAAAGGTGCCGGGCTTTGTCTCTTTCCGACTGCTGAAGGCTGAAAACGGGACTGCACTGGTAGTAGAGACGGTTTTTGCGAGCAAAGAGGATTTTATCCGCTGGACGGAGAGTGAACATTTTACCAAGGCACACGGTGGCCGTTCCTCCGCCAATCGCGATGCCAATTTGGATTGCTATGAAGTGATACTGTAG
- a CDS encoding transglycosylase domain-containing protein, with product MNARKLKTFGRLFWKAMMTKKWWLLVVSTTLLVVVGGLAAVMLTTNVYELDSLKKLKFATTLYDRDEKEIEALGDTNREYIDLDDVKSQELMEAFVAIEDERFYEHNGPDLKGLARALAVDILTMSAAEGGSTITMQVARNIVLNEQREKTFMRKVTEIAIAYNLERKYTKKEILESYLNYISLGNEFRGIQTASKNYFDKDLTKDELEPHEIALLAGLPKAPEGYNPFKHEKNAIQRRNVVLAKMAEKEMITEQEKEKYQKMDLGVDPKNMAKHRKNENYHAYKDFLANEALERYGLDGQDLLNGGYKIYTGMNKKAQMSLERALRDDSYYQGHDNLDAGATIIDPKTGEIAAIGGGRNYLSGYENRALSRVQPGSAIKPLTVFAPVVEEKGYNENSYVSDSPYTYNGWSPQNYDGVFQGSIPLKQAAARSINAGTARLLVEVVGVETAFQYAEKEGLALEESDKQPAPLSLGGLSKGVSTLQVAQAYSLFPNGGKFSEAHSIVKIVAPDGTELEPKKELRQNEKVFSPRTADVMNQMLSYVVQSGTGGNARLADGRDVAGKTGTTQNNKEAWFVGYTPEYVMATMVFNEGGEHVRLSGGEYPARIFHKVMTDTLSGTEVSRFERFGGDGTTPTQPTDTPASPPADSQNNNLSEKEQEKQRKQEEKEAEKERKQQEKEQKKREEEERKRQEENADDGEPATPPPAQEPPQPGNGGDTGGNPGDGGDDNGNEGE from the coding sequence ATGAATGCGCGAAAACTGAAGACCTTCGGCCGTCTATTTTGGAAAGCGATGATGACAAAGAAGTGGTGGCTGTTGGTGGTCTCCACCACTTTATTGGTCGTTGTGGGCGGATTAGCCGCCGTTATGTTGACCACAAACGTTTATGAATTGGATAGCTTAAAAAAATTGAAGTTTGCCACCACCCTTTATGATCGCGATGAGAAAGAGATTGAAGCACTGGGAGATACCAACCGTGAATACATCGATCTGGATGATGTAAAATCCCAGGAGCTGATGGAAGCTTTTGTCGCGATTGAGGACGAACGCTTCTATGAACATAACGGCCCCGACTTAAAGGGTCTCGCCCGCGCTTTGGCAGTAGATATCCTCACCATGAGCGCCGCTGAAGGCGGAAGCACGATCACGATGCAGGTTGCGCGCAATATCGTTCTAAACGAACAGAGAGAAAAAACATTTATGCGCAAAGTGACGGAAATCGCCATCGCTTACAACCTGGAACGCAAATATACGAAAAAAGAGATTTTGGAATCCTACCTAAACTATATCTCCCTCGGCAATGAATTCCGGGGAATTCAGACGGCTTCCAAAAACTATTTTGATAAAGATCTGACCAAAGACGAGCTGGAACCGCATGAAATCGCTCTGCTGGCCGGACTGCCCAAAGCACCGGAAGGATACAATCCGTTTAAGCACGAAAAAAATGCGATTCAACGCCGCAATGTCGTATTGGCCAAAATGGCGGAAAAAGAGATGATCACCGAGCAGGAAAAAGAAAAATATCAGAAGATGGATCTTGGCGTTGACCCCAAAAACATGGCCAAGCACCGTAAAAACGAAAATTACCACGCCTACAAAGATTTCTTGGCCAATGAAGCGTTGGAACGATATGGCCTCGACGGTCAGGATCTCTTAAACGGCGGCTACAAAATCTATACCGGTATGAACAAAAAAGCACAGATGTCCCTGGAACGCGCACTAAGGGATGATAGTTACTACCAGGGTCATGACAACTTGGATGCCGGTGCAACCATCATCGATCCCAAAACGGGAGAGATCGCCGCCATCGGTGGAGGCCGCAACTACCTGAGCGGATATGAAAACCGTGCACTCTCCCGTGTGCAACCCGGTTCCGCCATTAAACCGCTGACGGTATTTGCCCCGGTGGTGGAAGAAAAGGGTTATAACGAAAACAGCTATGTCTCCGACTCCCCGTATACCTATAACGGCTGGTCCCCTCAAAACTATGACGGGGTGTTTCAAGGTAGCATTCCTTTAAAACAGGCAGCAGCCCGCTCCATCAACGCAGGAACCGCTCGCCTGCTAGTGGAAGTGGTAGGAGTGGAGACTGCCTTCCAGTATGCAGAAAAGGAAGGGCTAGCACTGGAGGAGAGCGATAAACAACCGGCGCCCCTCTCGCTCGGCGGACTGTCCAAAGGAGTAAGTACCCTACAGGTCGCGCAAGCGTATAGCCTTTTTCCCAACGGGGGCAAATTTAGCGAAGCCCACAGCATCGTTAAAATCGTCGCCCCTGATGGCACGGAACTAGAGCCGAAAAAGGAATTGCGCCAAAACGAGAAAGTATTTAGCCCCCGTACCGCCGATGTGATGAACCAAATGTTAAGCTATGTAGTGCAAAGCGGAACCGGCGGAAACGCCCGCTTAGCCGATGGGCGCGATGTAGCCGGAAAAACAGGTACCACTCAAAATAACAAGGAAGCCTGGTTTGTCGGATACACGCCCGAATATGTGATGGCTACGATGGTGTTTAATGAGGGAGGAGAGCATGTCCGCCTATCCGGCGGTGAATATCCGGCACGCATCTTCCACAAAGTGATGACAGATACATTGTCAGGGACAGAAGTTAGCCGGTTTGAACGATTCGGGGGAGACGGCACCACACCGACCCAACCTACCGACACTCCAGCCTCGCCTCCCGCTGACTCGCAAAATAACAATCTTTCGGAGAAAGAACAGGAAAAACAGCGCAAACAGGAGGAGAAAGAGGCGGAAAAAGAGCGAAAGCAGCAGGAAAAGGAACAGAAAAAGCGGGAGGAAGAAGAACGGAAACGGCAAGAAGAAAACGCTGACGATGGAGAACCCGCTACACCACCGCCTGCGCAAGAACCGCCCCAACCCGGCAATGGCGGAGATACTGGCGGTAACCCCGGAGACGGTGGAGATGACAACGGCAACGAAGGTGAGTAA
- a CDS encoding AbrB family transcriptional regulator yields the protein MEWSRTALTLLCALLGGWLGHSLRIPAGPMIGSMVGVASVQLIGFPLGAFPSWLPIGLQICLGAMLGLKITRQTLVDLQSVWAPAIIVALLAVAFGVIVGWLISRVAGWDYLTSYFSAAPGGMSDLLLIASTTEADTSKVMTLHLVRLVTVILTVPLLVKWFFK from the coding sequence ATGGAATGGTCGCGAACCGCACTCACCCTATTATGTGCGCTTTTAGGTGGATGGTTGGGCCACTCGTTACGTATTCCCGCCGGTCCCATGATCGGCTCAATGGTCGGAGTCGCGTCAGTACAATTGATCGGCTTTCCGTTGGGTGCCTTTCCGTCCTGGCTTCCCATCGGCCTTCAAATTTGTTTAGGTGCGATGCTGGGTCTAAAAATCACCCGCCAAACTTTAGTCGATCTACAATCCGTCTGGGCTCCCGCGATTATCGTTGCCCTGCTCGCTGTCGCTTTTGGAGTCATCGTCGGCTGGTTGATCAGCCGTGTAGCGGGCTGGGACTACTTAACCAGTTATTTTTCCGCTGCCCCCGGCGGCATGTCCGATCTGCTGCTGATCGCATCCACCACAGAGGCGGATACATCCAAAGTGATGACTTTGCATCTCGTGCGGCTGGTTACCGTTATTTTAACGGTTCCCTTATTGGTCAAGTGGTTTTTCAAATAA